The following nucleotide sequence is from Clostridiales bacterium.
TTTTGGTCATTAATTAGCTGTCATCGCGTTATTATACATAATTTATTAAATTTTTGAACATACTATAACTATAAAAAAATAGGAGGTTTACATATGTTTTTTGGAGACGATCTTTCCGGCTTGTCGTGGAAATTGTTTTCTTCTACAGGCCAAATAGGATATTATTTGTTATACAAACGCCTTAATGAATTAGACGACGAAGTCAATCCTCCTGTTGATAGGGACATATTTGATTAAGATATATATTTAAGATTTACAGACCTTAAGAATTCTTAAGGTCTGTAATCTTTTTGACTGGAATTTCCAATTTGTCTATTTAGGTTTTCTTTGTTTTTATCAAGATATATTTGATACAGCTCATCGGCTGTCATGCCCGAGTGAAGACACATGCTTATAAAAAAATGCAACACATCAACAAGTTCTTCTTTTAAAGCCTGTTTATTAATCGTTTTAGGGTTTTTCCACCATTTAAAATTAACCTCGTTTAAAGTTTCACCCAATTCCGATATAAGCGCCAATATATTTTTTTGAATCCAAACCTCGGATGTATACTGGTCGCGCAGGTTATGGTTATCTATTATAAAATCATTGAGCTTTTGCTGCATCTCAAAAATATGTTCAAGTTTATCCATAAGTATCTCCCTTTTTTATAATCCAATACAATACAACTATAACACAGCAATAAAGAAAAGCTATAGCAAAACGCTATGGCTTTTTTTAAAAAAATATTGTAAATCATTTTTAAATATCGTCAATTAAGAAACTGTAACAAATCTTCGGCCGGTCTATTTGCAACGCACGAGATACAAGCCCTTTCAAAGTCTAAATATTTACGGGCAACATCCATTACATCGTCTTTGGTAATAGAATTAATCTCTTTTAATTTTTGGTCCAAATCAAAAATTTGGTCGGATACCAATAACATTTTTCCATAAACATTCATAATAGATGTGGTGTTTTCTTGTCCTAAGATAATATTGCCTTTTAACTGTTCTTTGCCGCGCTCAAACTCATCGTCGTTTATGCCGTCTTTTAAGAATTTTTTTAGTTCGTCAATAACGGTTTTTACGGCTTTTTCTATGTTTTGAGGGTTGGTGCCGCAATAAAAAGAGAAAATGCCATTATTCTTATAAGAAGACATATAACTATATACGGAATACGCCAGCCCCAACTCTTCCCTAATTTTTTGAAACAGCCTTGAACTCATAGACCCGCCCAGCACATTGGAAGCAATCATCATAGGATTGGATTCTTTTGTATTAAACATTGGAGAAGGAAATCCTATGGCTATGCTTGCTTGTTCTATTTGTTTGATTTTGCATCCGGTTTTGGGCACGGATGCATGCTTGGGCGCTGGTTCGGCTTTTAGACAATTCTCCTGCCCTTCAAACTTTTGGTTAAAGTATTTGTCAATAAGCTCCGCAAGCTTATCAAAATCAAAATTTCCCGCTACCGCAATTACTATATTTTGCGGGCAATAATGGCTAAACATAAATTTCTTTAATTTATCTTTATCAAAATTATTTACATTTTCAGCGGTGCCAACAATAGGTTGTTCTAAAGGGTTGCCCTCAAAAAATAATTTGGCAAGGTTTTCATGACAAACATCTTCTGGCGAATCTTCAACCATAGATATTTCTTCTAAAACTACTTTCTTTTCTTTTTCTAGTTCATTCTCGTCAAAAGTTGAGTTAAAAAACATATCGCTCAAAATATCAATGCATTTTTCAAGATGTTCGTCTATTGATTTTGTGTAATAACATGTGACTTCTTTGGCTGTAAAAGCGTTAATCTGACCGCCTATTTTGTCTATTGAATCGGCAATATCAAAAGATGAGCGGTTAGAAGTTCCTTTAAAAAGCATATGCTCAATAAAGTGCGATATTCCATTGATATTATTTTTTTCGTAAGCGCTTCCCGCTCCTACCCAAACGCCTACTGAAACAGACCTTAAAAAATCCAGCTTTTTCATTATTAATCTTAATCCGTTCGGATAAGATATCATCTTATGCATAAAAAATACCTCTAACTAAAAATTTTAATAATAGTATGTGATAGATTACATATTTTATTGAATCAATATTAGTTTATACCAATAAATGTAAACAGTCAAACAAGCATTTATTTTAAACTTTGCTAACCGTAGCGAT
It contains:
- a CDS encoding YqzL family protein, with the translated sequence MFFGDDLSGLSWKLFSSTGQIGYYLLYKRLNELDDEVNPPVDRDIFD
- a CDS encoding dUTPase, yielding MDKLEHIFEMQQKLNDFIIDNHNLRDQYTSEVWIQKNILALISELGETLNEVNFKWWKNPKTINKQALKEELVDVLHFFISMCLHSGMTADELYQIYLDKNKENLNRQIGNSSQKDYRP
- a CDS encoding insulinase family protein, whose protein sequence is MHKMISYPNGLRLIMKKLDFLRSVSVGVWVGAGSAYEKNNINGISHFIEHMLFKGTSNRSSFDIADSIDKIGGQINAFTAKEVTCYYTKSIDEHLEKCIDILSDMFFNSTFDENELEKEKKVVLEEISMVEDSPEDVCHENLAKLFFEGNPLEQPIVGTAENVNNFDKDKLKKFMFSHYCPQNIVIAVAGNFDFDKLAELIDKYFNQKFEGQENCLKAEPAPKHASVPKTGCKIKQIEQASIAIGFPSPMFNTKESNPMMIASNVLGGSMSSRLFQKIREELGLAYSVYSYMSSYKNNGIFSFYCGTNPQNIEKAVKTVIDELKKFLKDGINDDEFERGKEQLKGNIILGQENTTSIMNVYGKMLLVSDQIFDLDQKLKEINSITKDDVMDVARKYLDFERACISCVANRPAEDLLQFLN